One stretch of Chryseobacterium indologenes DNA includes these proteins:
- a CDS encoding DUF4197 domain-containing protein → MRKNIFIAAGLFLSISTQAQLLDILKSTVKDKTGIDLNNPQATKGSTTATTTNTKTTTTVPTSTSTSPLNVGNLTSTQISSGLKEALSIGVTDGVKKLALTDGFLKNEAVKILMPEKLRKVDMTLRSVGLGSLADEGVKLLNRAAEDAVTEAAPIFTNAITSMTITDAKNILLGSNNAATSYLQNKTQSQLFTAFQPKVKASLGKVGADAVWKNLISKYNTFTGQSVTTDLNEYVTTETINGVFKMVADKESGIRNTPAMRTTSILQKVFGAQDANR, encoded by the coding sequence ATGAGAAAAAACATTTTTATAGCAGCTGGATTATTCCTTTCCATTTCTACACAGGCACAACTTCTTGATATTTTAAAATCAACGGTTAAAGACAAAACAGGAATTGATTTAAATAATCCACAGGCTACCAAAGGTTCTACTACTGCTACAACAACAAATACAAAGACCACAACAACAGTTCCCACTTCTACTTCAACCTCTCCTCTTAATGTTGGAAATCTTACTTCTACTCAGATTTCTTCCGGATTAAAGGAAGCTTTAAGTATCGGAGTAACGGACGGAGTGAAAAAACTTGCATTAACAGACGGTTTTTTGAAAAATGAAGCGGTAAAAATCTTAATGCCTGAAAAATTAAGAAAAGTTGATATGACACTTCGCTCTGTAGGATTAGGCAGCCTTGCTGATGAAGGCGTAAAATTATTGAACAGAGCGGCAGAAGACGCTGTAACGGAAGCCGCACCTATTTTTACCAATGCAATTACTTCTATGACGATCACAGATGCTAAAAACATCTTATTAGGCAGTAATAATGCGGCAACAAGTTATTTACAGAACAAAACTCAGTCTCAACTCTTCACGGCTTTCCAGCCTAAAGTAAAGGCTTCTTTAGGAAAAGTGGGTGCTGATGCAGTTTGGAAGAATCTGATTTCAAAATATAATACATTTACAGGACAGTCTGTAACCACCGATCTTAATGAATATGTGACTACTGAAACCATTAATGGAGTATTCAAAATGGTAGCTGATAAAGAAAGCGGAATCAGAAATACACCGGCTATGAGAACCACAAGTATATTACAGAAGGTTTTCGGAGCGCAGGATGCTAATAGATAA
- a CDS encoding glycoside hydrolase family 20 protein, with amino-acid sequence MVRTLLVFFVLLSNLMFAQNKLNVIPYPQKVEFLKGEFIVPEVFTLEGKPLKEDEYLKKYFTKLKYGKKDEAHLVFGLFPPSIMPLTEEQKKEKYSIEISPRGIAIQSYTEQGRFLALQTLFQIIEQYKEVGKIPAMKIEDHPKFAWRGMHLDVCRHFFTVDEVKQYIDYLAMYKLNTFHWHLTDDQGWRIEIKKYPKLTQIGSKRKESMIGAYVDNTFDGKPYGPYFYTQEQIKEVVKYATERHITVVPEIEMPGHALAALSAYPELACTKGPFESATKWGVFDDVFCPKEETFTFLENVLDEVIKLFPSQYIHIGGDECPKTRWKECAHCQALIKKNNLKDEHGLQSYFIQRIEKYINSKGRKIIGWDEILEGGLAPNAAVMSWTGVNGGIEAAKAKHFAVMTPGSYCYFDHYQGDPQSEPNAFGGFTPLDKVYSYDPIPAELNADQAQYILGVQANLWTEYILDFKQVQYMIFPRLMALAEVGWGTSDPKNYKDFENRVISHFKILDKMNVNYAKSMYNISGKVIPSNNGIAYELSTSQNPNGIRYTLDGTIPMINSKAYQTPVSILNSLTVKSAYFEGGQMKSAVSSQDFTISKSTGKKITLEQQPSENYSFGGAFTLVDGIIGNVKKLGKTWLGFQGKDVVATIDFGQKTDFSEIYFNTLENKGSWIHLAKSAKIYVSDDNKDFKIIKEIGKEDIQNAKGKIQLKLDKQSARYLKVIIENAGIIPAGNPGADSKAWLFVDEIGVN; translated from the coding sequence ATGGTACGAACCCTTTTAGTATTTTTTGTGTTACTTTCAAACCTTATGTTTGCTCAAAATAAATTGAATGTTATTCCTTATCCTCAGAAAGTTGAATTTTTAAAAGGAGAATTTATTGTTCCTGAAGTTTTTACATTAGAAGGGAAACCTTTAAAAGAGGATGAATATCTCAAAAAGTATTTTACGAAGCTTAAATATGGGAAAAAAGATGAGGCTCATTTGGTTTTTGGATTGTTTCCACCATCAATAATGCCTTTAACCGAAGAACAGAAAAAAGAAAAATACTCGATTGAAATTTCACCTAGAGGTATTGCCATTCAGTCTTATACAGAACAAGGGCGTTTTCTGGCTCTTCAGACACTTTTTCAAATCATTGAGCAATATAAAGAGGTTGGTAAAATTCCTGCCATGAAGATCGAAGATCATCCAAAATTTGCATGGCGTGGAATGCATCTTGATGTTTGTCGTCACTTTTTCACAGTAGATGAGGTGAAACAATACATTGATTATCTGGCGATGTACAAGTTGAATACTTTTCACTGGCATTTAACCGATGATCAGGGATGGAGAATTGAAATTAAAAAATATCCAAAGCTTACACAGATTGGTTCAAAACGTAAAGAATCAATGATAGGAGCTTATGTAGATAATACCTTCGATGGAAAACCTTACGGTCCTTATTTTTATACTCAGGAGCAGATCAAAGAAGTAGTGAAATACGCTACGGAAAGACATATAACAGTGGTTCCGGAAATAGAAATGCCTGGTCACGCACTTGCAGCACTATCTGCTTATCCGGAATTGGCCTGTACTAAAGGACCTTTTGAATCGGCTACCAAATGGGGCGTTTTTGATGATGTTTTCTGTCCTAAAGAAGAAACGTTTACATTTTTGGAGAATGTCTTGGATGAGGTGATAAAATTGTTTCCATCTCAGTATATTCATATCGGAGGTGATGAATGCCCTAAAACAAGATGGAAAGAATGTGCTCATTGTCAGGCATTAATTAAAAAGAATAATCTGAAGGATGAACATGGGCTGCAAAGCTATTTCATTCAGAGAATTGAAAAATACATCAACAGTAAAGGACGGAAAATTATAGGCTGGGATGAAATTCTGGAAGGTGGATTGGCTCCTAATGCTGCTGTAATGAGCTGGACAGGAGTGAATGGCGGGATTGAAGCTGCAAAAGCAAAACATTTTGCTGTAATGACACCAGGATCTTATTGCTATTTTGACCATTATCAGGGAGATCCACAATCTGAACCTAATGCATTCGGTGGATTCACTCCATTAGATAAAGTATATTCCTATGATCCGATTCCTGCAGAATTAAATGCTGATCAGGCTCAATATATTCTGGGTGTCCAAGCTAATCTATGGACAGAATATATCCTGGATTTCAAACAGGTACAGTATATGATTTTTCCAAGATTGATGGCACTTGCTGAAGTAGGATGGGGAACTTCAGATCCTAAAAATTATAAAGATTTTGAAAACAGAGTGATCAGCCATTTCAAAATACTGGACAAAATGAATGTGAACTACGCAAAAAGTATGTACAACATTTCAGGAAAAGTAATTCCTTCAAACAATGGAATAGCTTACGAACTTTCTACTTCACAAAATCCAAACGGAATCAGATATACTTTGGACGGAACCATTCCAATGATCAATTCTAAGGCTTATCAAACGCCTGTTTCTATCCTGAATTCTTTAACAGTTAAATCCGCTTATTTTGAAGGTGGGCAAATGAAAAGTGCCGTTTCGTCGCAAGATTTTACCATATCAAAATCAACGGGAAAAAAGATTACGCTTGAACAGCAGCCTAGTGAAAATTACTCATTCGGGGGAGCGTTTACATTGGTAGATGGAATTATTGGAAATGTAAAGAAACTGGGTAAAACATGGTTGGGCTTTCAGGGAAAAGATGTAGTGGCAACGATAGACTTTGGTCAGAAAACCGATTTTTCAGAAATCTATTTTAATACGTTGGAAAATAAAGGCAGCTGGATTCATCTTGCAAAATCTGCAAAAATTTATGTTTCTGATGACAATAAAGACTTTAAAATCATCAAAGAAATAGGAAAGGAAGATATCCAAAATGCCAAAGGGAAAATACAATTGAAGCTGGATAAACAAAGTGCAAGATATCTGAAGGTGATCATTGAAAATGCAGGAATTATCCCAGCCGGAAATCCTGGTGCTGATTCAAAAGCGTGGCTGTTTGTTGATGAAATTGGCGTAAATTAG
- a CDS encoding Crp/Fnr family transcriptional regulator, with product MQDTILSNEFSSSPDLVEKLYQYGTTKNYHEGDIILDENASIRSIPIVMKGMMKVIRTEEDGREILLYYIKAGESCIMSFLGGMHNEKSVVKAEIEEDAEILFLPVDKVSLFIKEHPEWLDYIFRLYHKRFEELLDIINAIAFKKVDERLLNLLHKKSELTSSDTINTTHEQLANELGTARVVVSRLLKQLEEDGRLKLGRNKITLLKSIN from the coding sequence ATGCAGGATACCATACTTTCTAACGAATTTTCTTCTTCACCCGATTTGGTTGAAAAGCTATATCAGTACGGAACCACCAAAAATTATCACGAAGGAGATATTATTTTAGATGAAAATGCATCTATACGTTCCATTCCCATCGTGATGAAAGGAATGATGAAGGTGATCCGGACGGAAGAAGATGGCCGCGAGATCCTGTTGTATTATATCAAAGCAGGAGAAAGCTGTATCATGTCTTTTTTAGGCGGAATGCATAATGAGAAAAGTGTGGTAAAAGCAGAAATAGAAGAAGATGCTGAAATTCTTTTTCTTCCGGTGGATAAAGTTTCATTATTCATTAAGGAACACCCTGAATGGCTGGATTATATTTTCAGGCTTTATCACAAGCGTTTCGAAGAATTACTCGATATTATCAATGCCATTGCCTTCAAAAAAGTAGATGAAAGGCTCCTGAATCTTCTCCATAAAAAATCTGAACTTACCAGCTCCGATACCATCAATACTACTCATGAGCAGCTTGCCAACGAATTGGGGACGGCTCGGGTAGTTGTATCAAGACTTCTCAAACAGCTAGAAGAAGATGGAAGATTAAAACTTGGCAGAAACAAAATCACTCTTTTAAAATCTATCAACTAA
- a CDS encoding sulfite exporter TauE/SafE family protein, which translates to MEIIGYAASVLIGVSLGLIGGGGSILTVPVLVYLFGIDTLLATEYSLFIVGVSSAVGSVSYFKKGLVDFKMALIFGVPSVISIFLTRIYLLPLIPEEIFSIKNLTVTKNIFLLLIFAFLMILASYKMIKNQAVGNTAGNDFNKNKALLAAGEGTIVGILIGLVGAGGGFMIIPALVNLLKVPVKTAIGTSLVIISLNSLIGFSSSIGSTKIEWNLLISIAAIAIIGIIIGSQISKKIDGKKLKPAFGWFILVMGIYIIIREIFL; encoded by the coding sequence ATGGAAATTATAGGATATGCAGCATCCGTTTTAATCGGTGTTTCTCTAGGTTTAATCGGTGGCGGTGGAAGTATTCTGACCGTTCCCGTATTGGTCTATCTTTTTGGAATTGATACTTTGCTGGCTACAGAATACTCTCTTTTTATCGTAGGAGTGAGCAGTGCGGTGGGTTCTGTTTCCTATTTCAAAAAAGGCTTGGTTGATTTTAAAATGGCTTTAATATTTGGAGTACCTTCTGTTATTTCAATTTTTCTAACCAGAATATATCTGCTTCCTCTTATTCCTGAAGAAATTTTTAGTATAAAAAATCTTACAGTAACCAAAAACATCTTTTTGTTGCTGATTTTTGCCTTTCTGATGATTCTTGCCTCTTATAAAATGATAAAGAATCAGGCTGTTGGAAATACGGCTGGAAATGATTTTAATAAAAATAAAGCACTGTTGGCTGCCGGTGAAGGAACAATAGTAGGCATTTTGATCGGACTGGTAGGTGCAGGCGGAGGGTTTATGATTATTCCGGCACTGGTAAACCTTTTAAAAGTTCCGGTGAAAACGGCGATAGGAACTTCACTGGTTATTATCTCTTTAAACTCTTTGATTGGTTTCTCTTCATCCATCGGTAGTACAAAAATTGAGTGGAATTTACTGATTTCCATTGCAGCTATTGCGATCATTGGAATTATCATCGGTTCCCAGATCTCAAAAAAGATTGATGGAAAAAAACTGAAACCGGCATTCGGATGGTTTATTCTGGTCATGGGAATTTATATTATCATCCGGGAAATATTTTTATAA
- a CDS encoding MBL fold metallo-hydrolase, with the protein MKIEQIYTGCLAQGAYYIASAGEAAIIDPLRETQPYVERLEKDGVQLKYIFETHFHADFVSGHLDLSRKTNAPIVYGPTAKPEFEAVIAEDGQIFKIGDVKIKVLHTPGHTLESSCYLLVDENGNEQALFSGDTLFLGDVGRPDLAQKATHMTQEDLAGLLYDSLYHKILPLNDDITVYPAHGAGSACGKNMQKETVDTLGNQKETNYALNQSNKDSFIKAVTDGLLPPPAYFGMNVMMNKKGYHSFDEVLSKGLHALKPEQFEEIAEASGALILDVRNNGEFGKEFIPQSINIGLDGDFAPWVGALVANVNQPILLVTKPGDEEEAVTRLSRVGFDHILGFLEGGIEAWKNNGKETDIVNRISAGQFEREIEDKEVKIIDVRKESEYAAEHVNNAYSKPLAYINEWIDEVQPEEHFYLHCAGGYRSMMAASILQSRGYRNFTEVEGGFKAIAATGVSKSDFVCQTKVLK; encoded by the coding sequence ATGAAAATAGAACAGATTTATACAGGATGTTTGGCCCAGGGAGCTTATTATATTGCTTCAGCCGGAGAAGCAGCCATTATTGATCCTTTACGGGAAACCCAGCCTTATGTGGAAAGGTTAGAAAAAGATGGAGTACAGCTAAAATATATTTTTGAAACCCATTTTCATGCAGATTTTGTAAGCGGACATCTTGATTTAAGCAGAAAAACAAATGCTCCAATCGTGTACGGTCCCACTGCAAAACCTGAATTTGAAGCTGTCATTGCAGAAGACGGACAGATATTTAAAATTGGAGATGTTAAAATAAAAGTACTTCATACACCAGGACATACGTTGGAAAGCTCCTGTTATCTTTTGGTGGATGAAAATGGAAATGAGCAGGCTCTTTTCAGTGGAGATACTTTATTTCTGGGAGATGTAGGCCGCCCTGATCTTGCCCAGAAAGCAACGCATATGACGCAGGAAGATCTTGCAGGGTTGCTGTATGACAGTTTATACCATAAAATATTACCTTTAAATGATGATATTACGGTATATCCGGCCCATGGAGCAGGTTCGGCATGTGGTAAAAATATGCAGAAGGAGACGGTTGATACATTAGGGAACCAAAAAGAAACAAATTATGCGCTTAATCAGAGCAATAAGGACAGCTTTATTAAGGCGGTTACAGATGGACTTTTACCACCACCTGCCTATTTTGGGATGAATGTGATGATGAATAAAAAAGGATATCATAGCTTTGATGAAGTATTATCCAAAGGACTACACGCTCTTAAACCTGAACAGTTTGAAGAAATAGCAGAAGCTTCCGGAGCCTTGATTTTGGATGTGAGAAATAATGGTGAATTTGGCAAAGAATTTATCCCACAATCCATCAATATAGGATTAGATGGTGATTTTGCACCATGGGTAGGAGCTTTGGTTGCAAACGTAAATCAGCCTATTTTGCTAGTGACAAAACCGGGGGATGAAGAAGAAGCGGTAACCCGATTAAGCAGGGTAGGATTCGATCATATTCTGGGGTTTTTAGAAGGAGGAATTGAAGCTTGGAAGAACAATGGAAAAGAAACGGATATTGTGAACCGTATTTCTGCCGGGCAGTTTGAAAGAGAGATAGAAGACAAGGAAGTGAAGATTATTGATGTAAGGAAAGAAAGTGAATATGCTGCCGAACATGTAAATAATGCCTACAGCAAACCTTTGGCTTATATTAATGAATGGATTGATGAGGTACAGCCGGAAGAACATTTCTATCTTCATTGTGCCGGAGGTTACAGAAGTATGATGGCGGCCAGTATTCTTCAGTCAAGAGGATATAGAAACTTTACAGAAGTTGAAGGCGGTTTTAAAGCCATTGCAGCTACAGGAGTTTCAAAAAGCGATTTTGTATGCCAGACAAAAGTTTTAAAATAA
- a CDS encoding YeeE/YedE family protein, whose translation MLEIIKEPWPWYIAGPLIGLTVPALLIMGNKSFGISSSLRHICAACIPANVNFFKYDWKKEAWNLFFVLGIFFGGMIAANFLLNPSEITVNPDLKTELAGYGITDYTNLVPVQLMNFESLLTLRGFIMMVVGGFLVGFGTRYAGGCTSGHAIMGLSNLQWPSLVATICFMIGGFLMANIILPIILSL comes from the coding sequence ATGTTAGAGATCATAAAAGAACCATGGCCATGGTATATAGCAGGGCCTTTAATTGGGTTAACGGTTCCGGCTTTATTGATCATGGGAAATAAATCCTTTGGAATCAGTTCCTCGCTAAGGCACATTTGTGCAGCTTGTATACCCGCCAATGTCAATTTTTTTAAATATGACTGGAAAAAAGAAGCCTGGAACCTGTTTTTTGTATTGGGAATTTTCTTTGGAGGAATGATAGCGGCCAATTTTTTACTGAACCCCTCAGAAATTACGGTTAATCCTGATCTGAAAACAGAGTTGGCAGGTTATGGAATTACAGACTATACCAATCTTGTTCCGGTTCAGCTCATGAATTTTGAAAGCCTTTTGACCTTAAGGGGATTCATCATGATGGTAGTAGGCGGATTTCTGGTAGGTTTTGGAACGCGATATGCGGGCGGATGCACCAGCGGTCATGCTATTATGGGACTTTCCAATCTGCAATGGCCTTCATTGGTGGCTACTATTTGCTTTATGATAGGAGGGTTTTTAATGGCTAATATTATCCTGCCGATCATCCTTTCCCTATAA
- a CDS encoding DUF6691 family protein, producing MLKEQEQNIHQQDAVCTNENTLQHPWYYNVKYLAAGIIFGIIFVKAEVISWFRIQEMFRLQSFHMYGIIGSAVLVGMISVWLIKKFNIKTIHGEPITLTPKTFNKGQIYGGLIFGFGWAITGACPGPLFAQIGTGALAVSATLLSAIAGTWVYGYFRDKLPH from the coding sequence ATGTTAAAAGAACAGGAACAAAATATTCATCAGCAGGATGCCGTTTGTACAAATGAAAATACACTACAACACCCGTGGTATTATAATGTAAAATACTTGGCAGCAGGAATCATCTTTGGAATTATCTTCGTAAAAGCTGAAGTAATCAGCTGGTTCAGAATTCAGGAAATGTTCCGTTTACAGTCGTTTCATATGTACGGAATTATCGGGAGTGCCGTTTTGGTAGGAATGATTTCAGTGTGGTTGATTAAGAAATTCAACATCAAAACAATCCATGGTGAACCTATTACATTAACACCCAAAACGTTCAATAAAGGCCAAATTTATGGCGGATTGATCTTTGGTTTTGGCTGGGCCATTACCGGAGCATGTCCGGGGCCGCTTTTTGCACAGATCGGAACCGGAGCTTTGGCGGTATCAGCTACCCTTTTAAGCGCCATTGCCGGAACTTGGGTCTATGGATATTTCAGAGATAAGCTGCCCCATTAA
- a CDS encoding efflux transporter outer membrane subunit gives MYKRFIMAGILAVSLSSCIGYKEPTKENIAELKEKSEVTSHITIPDDWIFDRNANSRSLSYDWVTDLKTPQLEALINEGMQYNADIIIAKEKLNQIELAMEIAGTNLYPSVSAVANTSNNLVSESQISRLALKASWEIDLWGKNKSAQMASTSDYFSAKHKNTLLHQSIAAMIAKAYYLNIAGNIQENRIEDYIKKTKELEKLYGVQQKVGTANALDLSNISAEIISLEGYLEKIRNANMQSRRSLELLTGKYPEGKLTTQNFFNPVQNNIPSSFPLELLESRADIQAYHFQIEKAFYEVQQANAARLPSLTISSSLGTAGSNVESINSLFTNPLLRVGGGLVSPIFNSGKLKKNVEIKNSQQKQVVEEYSKAVLNALNEVESSLANLNSLEKQSDFNRKAINELKNNISLTEKQIKVGTNNSFILIRKQRDLLKNEMNLINLELQDKMERINLYMALGAQNFIFS, from the coding sequence ATGTACAAAAGATTCATCATGGCAGGAATCCTGGCTGTAAGTCTTAGCTCATGCATAGGCTACAAGGAACCTACCAAAGAAAACATAGCTGAGTTAAAGGAAAAAAGTGAAGTCACCTCTCATATTACCATTCCTGATGACTGGATTTTCGACCGGAATGCTAATTCCAGATCGCTTTCTTATGATTGGGTTACTGATCTTAAGACTCCTCAACTGGAGGCACTTATCAATGAGGGAATGCAATATAATGCTGATATTATCATTGCTAAAGAAAAACTCAATCAGATTGAACTGGCGATGGAAATTGCGGGGACTAATCTTTATCCGAGTGTGAGCGCCGTTGCCAATACCTCCAATAATCTGGTGAGTGAAAGCCAGATAAGCCGTCTCGCACTGAAGGCAAGCTGGGAAATTGATTTATGGGGTAAAAATAAATCGGCACAAATGGCCAGTACCAGCGATTATTTTTCTGCCAAACATAAAAATACCCTGCTACATCAGTCTATTGCTGCAATGATTGCAAAGGCGTATTATCTCAATATTGCCGGAAACATTCAGGAAAATAGGATTGAAGATTATATTAAGAAGACGAAAGAGCTGGAAAAACTATATGGCGTTCAGCAAAAAGTGGGAACCGCTAATGCTCTTGATTTATCTAATATCTCTGCCGAAATTATTTCTTTGGAAGGATATCTGGAGAAGATCAGAAATGCCAATATGCAGTCCAGAAGATCTCTTGAACTGCTTACCGGAAAATATCCTGAGGGAAAATTAACCACACAGAATTTTTTTAATCCTGTACAAAATAATATTCCTTCTTCTTTTCCATTGGAGCTTTTGGAAAGCAGAGCGGATATACAGGCTTATCATTTTCAAATTGAAAAGGCTTTTTATGAGGTTCAGCAGGCTAATGCAGCAAGACTTCCTTCTCTTACCATCAGTTCTTCACTGGGAACAGCAGGCAGTAATGTGGAATCTATTAATTCATTATTTACGAATCCTTTACTGAGGGTTGGTGGTGGTTTGGTTTCTCCTATTTTCAATAGCGGAAAGCTTAAAAAGAATGTGGAAATAAAAAATTCTCAGCAAAAACAGGTGGTTGAAGAGTATTCAAAAGCAGTTCTGAACGCATTGAATGAAGTGGAATCATCATTAGCTAATCTGAATTCTCTTGAAAAGCAAAGCGATTTTAACCGTAAAGCCATCAATGAACTGAAAAATAATATCAGCCTCACTGAAAAACAAATTAAGGTAGGAACCAATAACAGCTTCATATTGATCCGAAAGCAAAGGGATCTTCTTAAAAATGAGATGAATCTTATCAATCTGGAGCTTCAGGACAAAATGGAACGCATCAATCTTTATATGGCTCTGGGTGCACAAAACTTCATTTTTTCATAA
- a CDS encoding HlyD family secretion protein — translation MLELLIAIYAGICWLLIKKLKLIPWTFTTQVVVYSLPIFGSIALILSLNYYCPITSDVKVGNRSVDITTQVLGKVKKVYVKTNQEVKKGDTLFVLDREPYVQEIKSLEAKLSNMKATVSSYNTDIASSRKNIAGLQSQLDLANKRVNQYKELVEAGAANKFDLEQAMTNVQDLQSRISAAQAQQQSLETKSNASYNGENSSVSEIQAKLDQAKWNLSQTVVLAPTDGIIPNVQLNEGAIMAPFKSAFVLIQKQQSVIGFFAQNELEAVKNGDEVELALKTEPGKVVKAKLEYVIDATSQGIMNNAGGMLGGNASTAGLPDTARQLPETDGKMIAKFVLEDNQKQLTVGARGTAVIYSDHIKPLHLIRKVMVRINSKINFVIPKLH, via the coding sequence ATGCTAGAATTACTCATCGCCATATATGCCGGAATCTGCTGGCTTCTCATTAAAAAATTAAAATTAATTCCCTGGACATTTACCACACAGGTTGTGGTATATTCGCTTCCTATTTTTGGATCTATCGCTTTAATATTAAGCCTTAATTACTACTGCCCTATTACTTCCGATGTGAAGGTGGGAAACAGAAGTGTGGATATTACCACGCAGGTTTTAGGGAAAGTGAAAAAGGTGTATGTAAAAACCAATCAGGAGGTTAAAAAAGGAGATACCTTATTTGTTCTGGACAGAGAACCTTATGTACAGGAAATTAAATCTCTGGAAGCGAAACTTAGCAATATGAAAGCTACTGTAAGTTCCTACAATACAGATATTGCTTCATCCAGAAAGAATATTGCGGGTTTACAGTCACAACTTGATCTGGCCAACAAAAGAGTAAATCAATATAAAGAATTAGTGGAAGCTGGAGCTGCCAATAAATTTGATCTGGAACAGGCGATGACAAATGTTCAGGACCTACAATCCCGAATCAGTGCTGCACAGGCTCAGCAACAGTCTCTGGAAACCAAGTCGAATGCTTCTTATAATGGAGAAAACTCTTCTGTATCGGAAATCCAGGCGAAACTGGATCAAGCGAAATGGAATTTGTCTCAAACCGTTGTTTTAGCTCCTACTGATGGTATTATTCCGAATGTTCAGCTTAATGAAGGGGCTATTATGGCTCCGTTTAAATCTGCTTTTGTTTTGATTCAGAAACAGCAGTCTGTTATCGGATTCTTTGCTCAAAACGAACTTGAAGCTGTGAAGAATGGTGATGAAGTAGAATTGGCTCTTAAAACAGAACCGGGAAAGGTGGTTAAGGCTAAACTTGAATATGTAATTGATGCTACCAGTCAGGGTATTATGAACAATGCAGGAGGAATGCTTGGCGGAAACGCTTCTACAGCAGGGCTGCCTGATACTGCCAGACAATTACCGGAAACGGACGGAAAAATGATTGCCAAGTTTGTTCTGGAAGATAATCAAAAGCAGCTGACGGTTGGAGCGAGAGGTACAGCGGTTATTTATTCGGATCATATTAAACCTCTGCATCTTATCCGTAAAGTAATGGTACGTATCAACAGTAAAATTAATTTCGTTATTCCTAAACTTCATTAA
- a CDS encoding DUF3302 domain-containing protein: MQRISILLCLLLSCNFVQASTGIEDHIADVASWVILLVLPLAGIYLFWKVHIYPEKVAEKKNHPQLNAIKSMCLLSLVFGGLLWPVALIWANYDYGNQNQLKNNPDTSDKQETEELNTIENHPTC, translated from the coding sequence ATGCAAAGAATATCCATCCTTCTCTGCCTGTTACTTTCATGCAATTTTGTTCAGGCATCTACAGGAATAGAAGACCATATAGCTGATGTTGCATCCTGGGTCATTTTACTTGTTTTACCTTTGGCCGGGATCTACCTTTTCTGGAAAGTTCACATTTATCCGGAGAAAGTAGCTGAAAAGAAGAATCATCCTCAGCTCAACGCCATAAAGAGTATGTGCCTCCTTTCTCTTGTGTTTGGAGGCCTTTTATGGCCGGTTGCCTTAATCTGGGCGAATTATGATTACGGCAATCAGAATCAACTTAAAAATAATCCTGATACGTCTGACAAACAGGAAACAGAAGAACTTAACACAATTGAAAATCACCCAACATGCTAG
- a CDS encoding Crp/Fnr family transcriptional regulator: MDLFKTFKNIVFFQDLSDEEINVLINLSTPRLLRKKETLAEPGQSFNQLFILSNGLLRFFFDDENGIETNLFLPSEKEAAIMESPESFSGESERKYTIEAVIESQIFLFNKAEFEEAAFQHRGIYNAYLKSLKQIINTLKVRTEQLCSTSPHSRYEEFLESRPFTSQNANRKYIANFLGITPNSLSRMTARVHKKRNERKK; encoded by the coding sequence ATGGACTTATTTAAGACTTTTAAGAATATTGTTTTCTTCCAGGATTTATCTGATGAAGAGATTAATGTTTTGATCAATCTCAGTACTCCCAGACTTCTTAGAAAAAAAGAAACCCTGGCAGAACCGGGACAGTCTTTTAATCAGTTATTTATCCTTTCCAACGGATTACTGAGGTTTTTCTTTGATGATGAAAACGGGATTGAAACTAATCTTTTTTTACCTTCAGAAAAAGAAGCTGCCATTATGGAAAGTCCCGAATCATTTTCAGGAGAAAGTGAAAGAAAATATACGATTGAAGCTGTTATAGAATCTCAGATCTTTTTATTTAACAAAGCTGAATTTGAAGAAGCGGCATTTCAGCACAGGGGAATTTACAATGCTTATCTAAAATCTTTAAAACAGATCATTAACACCCTAAAGGTACGCACAGAACAGCTTTGCTCCACTTCTCCCCATTCCCGATATGAAGAGTTTCTGGAGAGCCGCCCTTTCACTTCCCAAAATGCTAACAGAAAGTATATTGCCAATTTTCTGGGCATTACTCCCAATTCACTTTCAAGGATGACCGCAAGGGTTCATAAAAAAAGGAACGAAAGAAAAAAATAA